In one Neobacillus sp. WH10 genomic region, the following are encoded:
- the ltrA gene encoding group II intron reverse transcriptase/maturase — METKLLRIAELAKSDPKMKFTSLAHLLNKQTLVQCHFELPNKKATGINGTTKEQYGENLEENIEDLVSSLKSKSYRPVPVRRMYIPKLNSNKKRPLGIPEHEDKIVQKCITKILNSIYENDFLDCSFGFRPNRNCHDALKILNFYIEKRSVNYVVDVDIKGFFDNVDHTWMMEFLKPRIADPNLLRTIGRFLKGGYMEEGKKYKTDNGTPQGGVISPILANVYLHYVLDLWFEKRVRKQCNGQAYIVRYADDFVCCFQYKSEAEQFFHSLKLRLKKFNLEIAEDKTKIIPFGKFAEKNANQQGRSKPATFDFLGFTHYCGKSKQGNFRVKRKSSRKKVKGKLKETKEWLRNNRNKDIHMIMDRFKRSLIGYYNYYCITDNTPNVNNFKDKIENLLFKWLNRRSQRKSFTWDKFKLFLHKYPLPLPRIKVNIYDLRKVISYIL, encoded by the coding sequence ATGGAAACAAAACTACTAAGGATAGCAGAATTAGCAAAATCAGATCCTAAAATGAAATTTACTTCTCTTGCACATTTATTAAATAAGCAAACATTAGTTCAATGCCATTTTGAGCTACCCAATAAGAAGGCTACTGGGATTAACGGAACAACTAAAGAGCAATACGGTGAAAATTTAGAAGAAAACATAGAGGATTTAGTTAGTAGTCTTAAAAGCAAAAGCTATCGACCTGTTCCAGTAAGGAGAATGTATATTCCAAAGCTCAACTCAAACAAGAAAAGACCGTTGGGAATACCGGAACATGAAGATAAGATTGTACAAAAGTGCATTACGAAAATACTAAATTCTATCTATGAAAATGACTTTCTTGACTGTTCCTTTGGATTCCGACCAAATCGTAATTGCCACGATGCTTTGAAAATACTGAACTTCTATATTGAAAAAAGGTCAGTAAATTATGTAGTAGATGTAGATATTAAAGGATTCTTTGACAACGTTGACCACACATGGATGATGGAGTTCCTAAAACCGCGAATCGCTGACCCTAACCTACTAAGAACAATTGGTAGGTTTCTTAAAGGTGGATACATGGAGGAAGGCAAGAAATATAAGACAGACAATGGCACACCGCAAGGTGGAGTAATATCTCCGATATTAGCCAATGTATATCTCCATTATGTACTCGACCTATGGTTTGAGAAAAGGGTTAGGAAACAGTGCAATGGACAAGCATACATAGTGAGATATGCAGATGATTTTGTTTGTTGTTTTCAATATAAAAGTGAAGCGGAGCAATTCTTCCATTCATTAAAGTTAAGATTAAAGAAATTTAATTTAGAAATAGCTGAGGATAAAACTAAAATCATTCCCTTCGGGAAGTTTGCGGAGAAAAATGCAAATCAACAGGGAAGAAGTAAACCAGCAACCTTTGATTTCCTTGGTTTTACACACTACTGTGGGAAAAGTAAACAAGGAAACTTTCGAGTGAAACGGAAATCAAGCAGGAAGAAAGTCAAAGGAAAACTAAAAGAAACGAAAGAATGGTTGAGGAATAATAGAAATAAGGATATTCATATGATTATGGATAGATTTAAACGTTCATTAATAGGGTATTACAACTATTATTGCATCACTGATAATACCCCAAATGTTAACAACTTCAAAGACAAAATTGAAAACCTTCTGTTTAAATGGCTCAATAGAAGAAGTCAAAGAAAATCCTTCACATGGGATAAATTCAAACTTTTTCTTCATAAATATCCGCTACCTTTACCAAGGATTAAAGTGAACATATATGATTTAAGAAAAGTGATTAGCTATATTCTGTAA
- a CDS encoding TIGR02206 family membrane protein, with protein sequence MAEWFGRSYKNYDFQMFSISHFVVISIFILVSILIFLFRDKLKAEEWRYAEIGVAISLILMETTYHLWMLLNGSWHVSHAIPLELCSISLILTVILLLTRKKLIYEILLFTSLLGASQALLTPLLHYDFPHFRFFHFFYTHLMIIWVPLYFTWAKGYRPSIWSVLKLFIFLNVLMPVIIVINKLVDGNYMFLSHKPRSASLLDFLGPYPWYILSLEGLLISLSLIVWLLFREKAVNKAKVTRNLPIQ encoded by the coding sequence ATGGCAGAGTGGTTTGGCCGTAGTTACAAAAACTATGATTTCCAGATGTTTTCCATAAGTCATTTTGTTGTTATTTCCATCTTCATTTTAGTTTCGATCTTAATATTTTTGTTTAGAGATAAGCTGAAAGCAGAAGAATGGAGATATGCAGAAATCGGGGTAGCAATTTCATTAATTTTAATGGAAACAACTTATCATTTATGGATGTTACTCAATGGCAGCTGGCATGTTAGTCATGCCATCCCTCTGGAATTGTGCAGCATCAGCTTGATTTTAACGGTGATATTATTACTAACAAGAAAAAAATTAATTTATGAGATTCTATTATTTACTTCATTACTAGGCGCATCTCAGGCGTTATTAACCCCATTATTACATTATGACTTCCCACATTTTCGTTTCTTTCATTTCTTTTATACCCATTTAATGATCATTTGGGTGCCGCTCTATTTTACTTGGGCAAAGGGATACAGGCCATCCATCTGGTCCGTACTAAAATTGTTTATCTTTTTGAATGTTCTAATGCCGGTTATTATAGTTATTAATAAGCTGGTAGACGGAAATTATATGTTCTTAAGTCACAAGCCAAGGAGCGCAAGTCTATTAGATTTTCTCGGTCCCTACCCCTGGTATATTCTATCGTTAGAAGGTTTATTAATTTCATTAAGTTTAATCGTTTGGTTGTTGTTCCGGGAAAAGGCTGTAAATAAAGCAAAAGTGACCAGGAATCTGCCGATTCAATAA
- a CDS encoding M6 family metalloprotease domain-containing protein, whose amino-acid sequence MKKFFSLGLVLAMVFFSIVPAFAKSASVTKKEFAPKLPDYQKVDPNLSKDVLSKGGVIKGKELHGYNGKSYSKPQETERLQPKKVEDLKTKGIAIVVDFPLAADGKSAVPGVDYDQIPINQFDDLINGDTFNPYRLDMFKHLATFNGKAASTNRTMKNFYKEVSYGKFSMDIDVAGWYTLPHSYDYYLGQDKGYHNENGDAHIGELVKDAINLASKDVDFSQYAVPAQPGDFWLHGDATSFIKDGQTIDKIVPNLLIIHRGTGAEFSLDPSLIWSHKWDITSASYFGQYYQTGEEPDESTLEHTVVDGVAVDTYNIVPEVGQDITGYLKISNPDLVGPDYNGREPSPPSVGVFAHEFGHVLGLPDLYDYGYDSEGVGMFSLMAGGSYGRDMNNRYYSGNSPVHPDAWSKTYLGFAKAIEVNKNQQLTLRPVEQQPDIYKINVPGSDGREYFLLENRQQTGFDAGLEYNLDGNKLHGLVVYHVVEDILSRNFWRPNEAQNWDLNHLGLAQVPVNPANGERHYAVSVVQADGSFDMERYLNDGDSGDVFPGKYKVTSISPKGNVGPNTTSLYKWSKKGTETGIQITNIAEQANGTVTLNVIFNK is encoded by the coding sequence TTGAAAAAATTTTTTTCACTGGGACTTGTATTAGCAATGGTATTTTTCTCTATTGTTCCAGCATTTGCGAAATCAGCTTCAGTTACAAAAAAGGAATTTGCACCCAAGCTACCAGACTATCAAAAAGTTGATCCGAATCTCTCAAAAGATGTTTTATCGAAAGGCGGCGTGATTAAAGGAAAAGAACTACACGGCTATAACGGCAAATCGTATTCTAAACCACAAGAAACTGAGAGGTTACAGCCCAAAAAAGTAGAGGATCTGAAAACAAAAGGGATTGCTATTGTGGTGGATTTTCCTTTAGCTGCAGATGGAAAAAGTGCTGTTCCAGGTGTTGATTATGACCAAATCCCTATTAATCAATTTGATGATCTTATAAATGGAGATACTTTTAATCCTTATCGATTGGATATGTTTAAACATTTAGCAACCTTCAATGGAAAGGCAGCTTCTACCAATCGCACAATGAAGAATTTCTATAAAGAGGTTAGCTATGGAAAATTCAGTATGGATATTGATGTTGCAGGATGGTATACCTTGCCGCATTCCTATGACTATTATTTAGGACAGGACAAAGGGTACCATAATGAAAATGGAGATGCACATATTGGAGAATTGGTAAAAGATGCTATTAATCTAGCGTCAAAGGATGTAGACTTCTCCCAATATGCTGTTCCAGCACAGCCAGGTGATTTCTGGCTGCATGGCGATGCTACATCATTTATTAAGGACGGGCAAACCATAGACAAAATTGTACCTAATCTATTAATCATCCATCGTGGAACGGGTGCAGAGTTTAGCTTGGACCCAAGCCTAATTTGGTCACATAAATGGGATATTACAAGTGCAAGCTATTTCGGGCAATACTATCAAACTGGCGAAGAGCCTGATGAGTCAACATTAGAGCACACAGTGGTTGACGGTGTAGCTGTGGATACGTATAATATCGTTCCTGAAGTGGGGCAGGATATTACAGGATATTTAAAAATATCAAATCCTGATCTTGTGGGACCGGATTATAATGGAAGAGAACCATCTCCACCAAGCGTTGGGGTTTTTGCACATGAATTTGGTCATGTTCTAGGGCTGCCAGATTTATATGATTATGGTTATGACTCGGAAGGAGTGGGAATGTTTAGTTTAATGGCTGGTGGTTCATATGGTCGTGACATGAATAACCGTTATTACTCAGGAAATTCACCAGTCCATCCGGATGCATGGTCAAAAACATATCTTGGCTTTGCTAAAGCAATTGAAGTGAATAAAAATCAACAACTAACACTTCGTCCAGTAGAACAGCAGCCCGATATTTATAAGATTAATGTTCCCGGCTCAGACGGTCGTGAATACTTCTTATTAGAGAATCGCCAGCAAACTGGTTTTGATGCTGGATTAGAATACAACTTAGATGGTAACAAATTGCATGGATTAGTCGTCTATCATGTGGTGGAGGATATTCTCTCACGTAATTTCTGGAGGCCAAATGAAGCGCAAAACTGGGATCTAAACCATCTCGGCTTAGCACAGGTACCAGTAAATCCTGCCAATGGAGAGCGGCATTATGCGGTAAGTGTTGTTCAAGCAGATGGTTCCTTTGATATGGAGCGCTATTTGAATGATGGAGATTCAGGCGATGTATTCCCTGGTAAATACAAAGTAACCTCGATAAGTCCTAAAGGGAATGTGGGTCCAAACACAACCTCATTATACAAATGGTCGAAAAAGGGCACTGAAACAGGCATTCAAATAACAAATATTGCTGAACAAGCAAATGGTACTGTCACACTTAATGTAATTTTTAATAAATGA
- the mutS gene encoding DNA mismatch repair protein MutS, with product MAAYTPMIQQYLTVKADYQDAFLFFRLGDFYEMFFEDAVKASQELEITLTSRDGGSEERIPMCGVPYHAAPNYIEQLISKGYKVAICEQMEDAKQTKGMVKREVVQLITPGTVMDGKGLNDKENNYIASITAFDDQTYGFAYNDISTGESKVTLLSNHFDDVLNELSVLSAKEVVVSSNFDGELQKRMRERDVLAISFEDNSSIDMNFSYLLEDLNQDKLKQTAARLFNYLYRSQKRSLDHLQPVATYQIHQYMKIDYYSKRNLELTETIRSKGKKGSLLWLLDETMTAMGGRMLKHWIDRPLINQAEIEYRQTIVEVLMNHYFERQEIREKLKEVYDLERLAGRVAFGNVNARDLVQLKRSLMQVPFLKQILQGMQNDQVKKIAELLDPCEEITDLLEQAIVENPPLSLKEGNMIRDGYNAQLDQYRDASRNGKTWIAQLEREEREKTGIKSLKVGYNRVFGYYIEVTRANLHLLEEGQYERKQTLTNAERFITPALKEKEALILQAEEKCGELEYDLFTEIREIVKEQIPRLQALAKTVSELDVLQCFAQVSEERHYVKPQFSLERRVAIKDGRHPVVEKVLNSQEYVPNDCQMDSEREVLLITGPNMSGKSTYMRQIALTAILAQIGCYVPASEAVLPIFDQVFTRIGAADDLISGQSTFMVEMLEAKNAITNATQNSLILFDEIGRGTSTYDGMALAQAIIEYIHKRIGSKTLFSTHYHELTVLDEELSKLKNIHVSAIEHNGKVVFLHKIKEGPADKSYGIHVAQLAELPAELISRANEILTTLEQSDVQTVPIKADAVIQKDPHEQLAQLSFFDEPKEPKKHEPTSKEKRVLEKIKELDLLDVTPLQAINMLYELQKRLK from the coding sequence ATGGCTGCTTATACGCCGATGATACAGCAATATTTAACCGTTAAGGCAGATTATCAAGATGCCTTTTTATTTTTTCGCTTAGGCGATTTTTACGAAATGTTCTTTGAAGATGCAGTTAAAGCATCACAAGAATTAGAAATAACATTAACAAGCCGAGATGGTGGTTCTGAGGAACGAATTCCGATGTGCGGTGTTCCATACCATGCTGCTCCAAACTATATTGAACAGCTTATTTCAAAAGGATACAAAGTGGCAATTTGTGAGCAGATGGAAGATGCAAAACAAACAAAAGGCATGGTGAAACGCGAAGTTGTTCAATTGATCACACCAGGAACAGTAATGGATGGCAAAGGGTTAAATGACAAAGAGAATAACTATATTGCCTCGATAACCGCATTTGACGATCAAACATACGGATTTGCCTACAACGATATTTCAACAGGTGAAAGTAAGGTAACCTTGCTTTCGAACCATTTTGATGATGTACTGAATGAACTGTCAGTTTTAAGTGCAAAAGAAGTAGTTGTTTCTAGCAACTTTGACGGAGAACTACAAAAGAGAATGAGGGAACGAGATGTTCTAGCAATCTCATTTGAGGATAATAGTTCGATAGATATGAATTTTTCCTATCTGCTCGAAGATCTTAATCAAGATAAATTGAAGCAAACAGCAGCAAGACTATTTAATTATTTATATCGGTCGCAGAAAAGAAGTCTTGACCATCTTCAACCAGTCGCTACCTACCAAATCCATCAATATATGAAAATTGATTATTATTCAAAGCGTAATCTTGAATTAACTGAGACAATCCGTTCCAAAGGCAAAAAAGGGTCATTATTATGGCTGCTTGATGAGACCATGACAGCGATGGGTGGAAGGATGTTAAAGCACTGGATTGACCGGCCGTTAATAAATCAGGCTGAGATTGAGTATCGCCAAACAATCGTTGAAGTCTTGATGAATCATTATTTTGAACGCCAGGAGATTAGGGAAAAATTAAAAGAAGTATACGATTTAGAGCGTTTAGCAGGGCGGGTTGCCTTTGGAAATGTCAATGCCCGTGATTTAGTGCAATTAAAGCGATCGTTAATGCAGGTCCCATTTTTAAAACAAATCCTTCAGGGTATGCAGAATGATCAGGTAAAAAAAATTGCTGAGCTGCTTGACCCCTGTGAAGAGATTACAGATTTGCTAGAGCAGGCGATTGTTGAAAATCCACCACTATCACTTAAAGAAGGAAATATGATTCGTGATGGATACAACGCTCAGCTAGATCAATATCGCGATGCCAGCCGAAACGGGAAAACATGGATTGCTCAATTAGAGCGTGAAGAGCGCGAAAAAACCGGGATTAAATCATTAAAGGTTGGTTATAACCGCGTATTTGGCTACTATATCGAAGTCACACGTGCAAACCTGCATCTTTTGGAAGAAGGCCAGTATGAGCGTAAGCAAACCTTAACAAATGCAGAACGCTTTATTACTCCTGCTTTAAAAGAAAAAGAGGCGTTAATCTTACAAGCGGAAGAAAAATGCGGTGAACTTGAATACGATTTGTTTACAGAAATCCGCGAGATTGTAAAGGAACAGATTCCGAGATTACAGGCATTGGCGAAAACGGTCAGTGAGCTTGATGTGCTGCAATGTTTTGCTCAAGTAAGTGAGGAGCGCCATTATGTTAAACCGCAGTTTTCACTGGAACGTCGTGTCGCCATTAAGGATGGTCGTCATCCAGTTGTTGAAAAAGTATTAAACTCCCAAGAATATGTTCCAAACGACTGTCAAATGGACAGCGAAAGGGAAGTTCTGTTAATAACAGGTCCGAATATGTCTGGTAAAAGTACGTATATGCGTCAAATAGCATTAACAGCCATTTTGGCACAAATCGGCTGCTATGTACCGGCTTCAGAAGCTGTACTGCCGATTTTTGACCAGGTGTTTACACGGATTGGTGCAGCAGATGATTTGATCTCAGGTCAAAGTACCTTTATGGTCGAAATGCTTGAAGCAAAAAATGCGATTACCAACGCAACACAAAACAGTCTGATTTTGTTTGACGAAATCGGACGTGGAACCTCCACGTATGATGGAATGGCTTTGGCGCAGGCAATTATTGAGTATATTCATAAGCGGATTGGGTCTAAGACCTTATTTTCAACCCATTACCATGAGCTAACCGTGTTGGATGAAGAACTTTCGAAGTTAAAAAATATTCACGTTAGTGCGATTGAGCATAACGGTAAGGTTGTATTCCTTCATAAAATTAAAGAAGGACCGGCCGATAAGAGCTACGGGATCCATGTTGCACAGCTTGCCGAGCTGCCTGCAGAATTAATCAGCCGGGCGAATGAAATTTTAACCACCTTAGAACAGTCTGATGTTCAAACTGTTCCTATAAAAGCGGATGCAGTCATCCAAAAAGATCCTCATGAACAACTGGCACAGCTGTCATTCTTTGATGAACCGAAAGAGCCGAAAAAACACGAACCGACTTCAAAAGAAAAACGAGTGTTAGAGAAGATAAAGGAATTAGATTTATTAGATGTTACCCCGCTTCAGGCGATTAACATGTTGTACGAGCTCCAGAAAAGGTTAAAGTAG
- the mutL gene encoding DNA mismatch repair endonuclease MutL has translation MGKIIQLDDALSNKIAAGEVVERPASVVKELVENAIDAGSTVIEIEVEEAGLAKIRITDNGYGIDEEDVLIAFQRHATSKIKDENDLFRIRTLGFRGEALPSIASVSRLEMKTSTGKGAGNRVVIEGGKVEVFEKASARRGTDITITDLFFNTPARLKYMKTIHTELGNITDVVNRLALSHPEVAFRLIHNERKLLQTNGNGDVRQVLAAIYGIAIAKQLVPISGQSLDYSISGFASMPEVTRASRNYISTMINGRFIKNYPLAKAIQEGYHTLLPIGRFPIVLLNIEMDPLLVDVNVHPSKMEVRISKEAELDELVTTIIQNAFKSKILIPTAYTPMKKEEAKSEQTSLILDEGTPISNNYNEKYKEWSVPSQTVQETQTIPVPTFSSRYVRTEKKEETDSWDSTKPFFDSDDQIVESIEDTLENDQIIDSNTENDQSESRIPRLYLIGQMHGTYIFAQNENGLYIIDQHAAQERLKYEYFREKVGQVQSELQEMLVPITFEYSTDDYVKITENLSELEKVGVFLEEFGLNSFIVRSHPQWFPKGEEKLIIEDMIEQLLSMKKVDIKKLREEAAIMMSCKASIKANRHLRNDEIQALLDDLRKASDPFTCPHGRPIIVHYSNYEMEKMFKRVM, from the coding sequence ATGGGAAAGATTATCCAACTAGATGATGCTCTTTCAAACAAAATAGCGGCGGGAGAAGTTGTCGAACGTCCCGCCTCTGTCGTAAAAGAGCTTGTAGAAAATGCGATCGATGCCGGTAGTACCGTAATTGAAATTGAAGTTGAGGAAGCGGGACTCGCCAAAATTCGGATTACCGATAACGGCTACGGAATTGACGAAGAGGACGTTTTAATCGCCTTCCAACGCCATGCCACCAGTAAGATCAAAGATGAGAATGATTTGTTTCGTATCCGCACCCTTGGATTTCGCGGCGAAGCACTGCCAAGTATCGCTTCGGTTTCCAGGCTTGAAATGAAGACGTCTACTGGAAAAGGTGCTGGAAATCGAGTAGTAATTGAGGGCGGAAAAGTTGAAGTGTTTGAAAAAGCTTCTGCGAGACGCGGTACGGATATCACGATTACCGATTTATTTTTCAATACGCCTGCACGTTTAAAATACATGAAGACGATCCACACAGAGCTTGGAAATATTACAGATGTCGTCAATCGGCTCGCACTATCCCATCCTGAGGTCGCTTTTCGTTTAATCCATAATGAGCGGAAGCTGCTACAAACGAACGGAAACGGTGATGTTCGTCAGGTACTTGCAGCGATTTACGGGATTGCCATTGCTAAGCAGCTCGTTCCAATCAGCGGGCAATCGCTTGATTATTCTATCAGCGGATTTGCCTCGATGCCTGAGGTAACAAGGGCATCAAGAAATTATATTTCTACGATGATCAATGGTCGATTTATTAAAAACTATCCGTTGGCAAAAGCGATACAGGAAGGCTACCATACTTTGCTCCCCATTGGGAGATTTCCGATTGTTCTTCTTAATATTGAAATGGATCCTCTTCTGGTGGATGTTAATGTACACCCATCGAAAATGGAAGTTCGTATAAGTAAGGAAGCAGAACTGGATGAGCTTGTTACAACAATTATTCAAAATGCATTTAAATCGAAGATTCTAATTCCGACAGCCTATACTCCTATGAAAAAAGAAGAAGCCAAATCGGAGCAGACATCGTTAATTCTGGATGAAGGAACACCTATTTCAAATAACTATAATGAAAAATATAAGGAATGGTCTGTTCCTTCACAGACAGTTCAGGAAACCCAGACAATTCCGGTTCCAACATTTTCATCTCGTTATGTAAGAACTGAAAAAAAAGAAGAAACAGATAGTTGGGATTCAACAAAACCATTTTTCGATTCGGATGATCAAATTGTTGAATCAATTGAAGATACACTTGAGAATGATCAAATTATAGATTCTAATACCGAAAACGATCAAAGTGAAAGCAGAATCCCGCGTCTTTACCTAATCGGACAAATGCACGGGACTTATATATTTGCCCAGAATGAAAATGGCTTATATATCATCGATCAACATGCGGCACAGGAACGGCTTAAGTATGAGTATTTTCGAGAAAAGGTAGGACAGGTTCAGTCTGAGCTGCAGGAGATGCTCGTCCCAATAACCTTCGAATATTCAACAGATGATTATGTGAAAATAACGGAGAATCTAAGTGAACTCGAAAAGGTCGGAGTGTTTCTTGAAGAATTCGGCTTGAATAGTTTTATTGTCCGATCCCATCCGCAATGGTTCCCAAAAGGGGAAGAAAAACTGATTATCGAAGATATGATTGAGCAGCTTTTATCAATGAAAAAAGTCGATATCAAAAAGCTCCGTGAAGAAGCCGCAATCATGATGAGCTGTAAAGCATCGATTAAGGCGAATCGCCATTTGCGTAACGATGAAATCCAAGCACTCCTGGATGATTTACGAAAAGCATCGGACCCATTCACCTGCCCGCATGGAAGGCCGATTATCGTCCACTACTCTAATTACGAGATGGAGAAGATGTTTAAACGGGTGATGTAA
- the mreBH gene encoding rod-share determining protein MreBH, whose product MLSTFDIGIDLGTANILVYSKNKGIALNEPSVVAIDTETKNVVAVGLEAKEMIGKTPEKIVAIRPLKDGVIADFDVTTEMLKHVLRKASKKMGFAIRKPNVVVCTPSGSTSVDRRAIEDAVRNAGAKKISLIEEPVAAAIGAGLPVDEPVANVIVDIGGGNTEVAIISFGGVVACHSIKIGGDRLDDDIIQYVRKEYNVLIGERTAENIKMEIGYALIDHEEISKDVRGRDLVTGLPKTITLSSYEIRNAIKESLLHILEAVRATLEDCPAELSGDIVDRGVILTGGGSLLNGMEKWLSEEIFVPVQLATNPLESVAVGTGMALQYIGKLQAAAK is encoded by the coding sequence ATGCTTTCAACTTTTGATATTGGAATTGATTTAGGAACAGCAAATATATTGGTGTATAGTAAAAACAAAGGAATTGCACTTAATGAGCCCTCCGTAGTGGCCATCGATACAGAAACAAAAAACGTAGTGGCTGTTGGGCTCGAGGCAAAAGAAATGATTGGAAAGACACCTGAAAAAATTGTAGCTATTCGGCCTTTAAAGGATGGAGTCATTGCTGACTTTGATGTTACAACAGAAATGCTCAAACACGTGTTACGAAAAGCATCTAAAAAAATGGGGTTTGCCATTCGTAAACCGAATGTTGTCGTCTGTACCCCATCAGGGTCCACTAGTGTTGACCGGAGAGCAATTGAAGATGCCGTAAGAAATGCTGGCGCTAAAAAAATATCCTTGATTGAGGAGCCAGTAGCTGCAGCAATTGGGGCAGGCTTACCTGTGGATGAACCGGTCGCCAATGTGATAGTTGATATCGGTGGCGGTAATACAGAGGTTGCCATTATTTCCTTTGGTGGTGTGGTGGCTTGCCACTCGATCAAAATCGGCGGCGATCGCCTTGATGACGATATTATTCAATATGTTCGAAAAGAATACAATGTGTTGATTGGTGAACGGACGGCAGAAAACATCAAAATGGAAATTGGGTATGCACTAATTGACCATGAGGAGATTTCAAAGGATGTCCGTGGACGTGACCTTGTGACTGGTTTGCCAAAAACAATTACACTCTCATCATACGAGATTCGAAATGCGATTAAAGAATCCCTCCTGCATATATTAGAAGCAGTCCGAGCTACACTAGAAGATTGTCCTGCAGAACTAAGCGGTGATATCGTTGATAGAGGAGTAATTCTAACTGGCGGGGGATCATTATTGAATGGTATGGAGAAATGGCTTAGTGAGGAAATCTTTGTTCCAGTGCAACTCGCCACTAACCCACTTGAATCTGTGGCAGTAGGAACTGGTATGGCACTGCAATATATAGGCAAGCTGCAAGCTGCTGCAAAATAG
- the miaA gene encoding tRNA (adenosine(37)-N6)-dimethylallyltransferase MiaA encodes MDSKQKLLVIIGPTAVGKTKLSIEMAKLYNGEIISGDSMQIYRGMDIGTAKITMNEMEGIPHYLIDIKEPSENFSVAEFQHLVRERISEIAKKGKLPIIVGGTGLYIQSVIYDYQFSDVPGDESFRLKLEERAKEIGNETLYKELIAVDKESAAQIHPNNVRRVIRALEIYHLTGKTMKEFQSTQQRDLLYNTALVGLTMERENLYNRINTRVDLMMNEGLLAEVENLYQQGLRDCQSIQAIGYKEIYGYLDGRVKLEEAVENLKQNSRRYAKRQLTWFRNKMDVQWFDMTDVNNFSKKIAEISHYVEGKLQVKSNTY; translated from the coding sequence TTGGATTCAAAACAAAAATTATTGGTTATCATTGGTCCAACCGCAGTAGGAAAAACAAAATTAAGTATCGAAATGGCCAAACTTTATAATGGTGAGATCATTAGCGGGGATTCAATGCAAATTTATCGCGGAATGGATATCGGGACAGCAAAAATCACGATGAATGAAATGGAAGGGATTCCCCACTATTTAATCGATATTAAGGAGCCTTCAGAAAATTTTTCGGTTGCTGAATTTCAACATCTTGTTCGGGAAAGAATAAGTGAGATTGCCAAAAAGGGAAAGCTTCCCATAATAGTAGGCGGAACAGGGTTGTATATCCAGTCCGTCATTTATGATTATCAATTTTCCGATGTTCCTGGAGATGAATCCTTCCGCCTTAAACTAGAAGAAAGAGCAAAGGAAATTGGTAATGAAACATTGTACAAAGAATTAATAGCGGTTGATAAAGAAAGTGCTGCACAAATTCATCCAAATAATGTTAGAAGGGTGATCCGTGCTCTTGAAATTTACCATCTGACAGGTAAGACGATGAAGGAATTTCAAAGTACACAGCAGCGTGACCTTTTGTACAATACGGCACTCGTCGGCTTAACAATGGAACGAGAGAATCTTTATAATCGTATTAATACTCGGGTAGATTTGATGATGAACGAGGGTCTTTTAGCAGAAGTGGAGAACCTATATCAACAAGGGTTACGTGATTGTCAATCAATCCAAGCAATTGGCTACAAAGAAATATATGGCTATTTGGATGGCAGGGTAAAATTGGAAGAAGCTGTAGAAAATTTAAAACAAAATTCAAGAAGATATGCCAAAAGGCAATTGACTTGGTTTCGGAACAAAATGGATGTACAATGGTTTGATATGACAGATGTGAATAATTTCTCAAAAAAAATAGCGGAAATTTCACATTATGTTGAAGGAAAGCTTCAAGTAAAATCGAATACATATTAG
- the hfq gene encoding RNA chaperone Hfq, producing MKTTINIQDQFLNQCRKDNAHITVFLLNGFQLRGQIKGFDNFTVLFECEGKQQLVYKHAISTFAPQRNIQLELDNQ from the coding sequence ATGAAAACAACTATTAATATTCAAGATCAATTTTTAAACCAATGCCGTAAAGATAACGCCCATATTACGGTATTCTTACTCAATGGTTTTCAATTAAGAGGCCAAATTAAGGGCTTTGATAATTTTACAGTTCTTTTTGAATGTGAAGGAAAACAACAATTGGTATATAAGCATGCCATTTCAACTTTTGCACCACAAAGAAATATTCAGCTTGAATTGGATAACCAATAA